A portion of the Rhodanobacter sp. AS-Z3 genome contains these proteins:
- a CDS encoding 2-oxoglutarate dehydrogenase E1 component translates to MTTNLIREFFDSSQLAGGNADYVESLYDAWLADASSVSAEWATYFSSFKGRESGDVSHTAAIARIEAAQKQRCNNGATAAPMSDEHARKQAGVLRLLTAYRSRGHLAADLDPLGLTEKMTAPDLGLAFHGLSDADLDTEFDAGNYAGGGLRLKLRELLNRLQKTYASTIGAEFMHISNHEQRNWIYSRIEQAAGQSGLDKTAQQRVLDGLTAAEGLERYLHTKYVGQKRFSLEGGDSLIPMLDDVVRAAGDNGIKELVIGMAHRGRLNVLVNILGKPPKTLFDEFEGRFDHPDDPAHSGDVKYHMGFSADVKTPKGGVHVALAFNPSHLEIVNPVVCGSVHARQTRRRDTLHTQSMAVLIHGDAAFAGQGVNMELLNMSQARGFKIGGSLHIVVNNQVGFTTSNPQDARSTMYCTDLAKMVNAPVLHVNGDDPEAVILATHIAYDFRKQFRRDVVIDLVCYRRHGHNEADEPAATQPVMYQIIRKRPTTRDLYQQQLVKQGVLAEGEAQKQFEAYRARLEAGAPMTDLDPSPMRDSHVDWAKFLGGKLSMPTDTTVPPKKLQELANKILTLPADLTLQARVAKIYDDRRKMAAGEQPADWGFAENLAYATLIDAGHDMRLVGQDSGRGTFFHRHAVLHDQKDGHTYMPLATLRAGADVEVIDSLLSEEAVMAFEYGHSTTDPDTLNIWEGQFGDFANGAQVVIDQFISSGEAKWNRLCGLALFLPHGYEGQGPEHSSARLERFLQLCAFDNMQVCVPTTPAQDFHMIRRQMLRPVRKPLIVMTPKSLLRHKLAVSTLDELANGSFQLVIGEHRKLAAKKVKRVVLCSGKVYYDLLEQAEKSELNDVAIVRVEQLYPFPRSEVMAELDKYASAKEVIWCQEEPMNQGAWFQIRHHLQACTGSKRSLSYAGRARSPAPAAGHHNTHVAEQSALVEQALVTPVGTDHSAE, encoded by the coding sequence GTGACTACAAACCTGATCCGCGAGTTCTTCGATTCCTCCCAACTCGCAGGCGGCAACGCCGACTACGTTGAATCGCTGTATGACGCCTGGCTTGCCGACGCTTCGTCGGTTTCCGCCGAATGGGCCACGTACTTTTCATCGTTCAAGGGTCGCGAGTCGGGAGACGTTTCTCACACAGCCGCCATTGCCCGCATCGAAGCAGCACAGAAGCAGCGCTGCAACAACGGCGCCACTGCCGCGCCGATGAGCGATGAACATGCGCGCAAACAGGCTGGCGTGTTGCGCCTGCTCACCGCCTACCGCTCGCGCGGCCATCTCGCCGCCGATCTCGATCCGCTCGGCCTGACCGAGAAGATGACCGCGCCGGACCTGGGCCTGGCCTTCCACGGCCTGTCCGATGCCGACCTCGATACCGAATTCGATGCTGGCAACTACGCCGGCGGTGGTCTGCGCCTGAAACTGCGCGAGCTGCTGAATCGCCTGCAGAAAACCTACGCCAGCACGATCGGCGCCGAGTTCATGCACATCAGCAACCATGAGCAGCGCAACTGGATCTACAGCCGCATCGAGCAGGCAGCCGGCCAGAGCGGTCTGGACAAGACCGCCCAGCAGCGCGTGCTGGACGGCCTCACCGCCGCCGAAGGTCTCGAGCGGTATCTGCACACCAAGTACGTCGGCCAGAAGCGTTTCTCGCTGGAAGGCGGCGACAGCCTGATTCCGATGCTCGACGATGTTGTGCGTGCTGCTGGCGACAATGGCATCAAGGAGCTGGTGATTGGCATGGCCCATCGCGGCCGTCTGAACGTGCTGGTCAACATTCTGGGCAAGCCACCGAAAACCTTGTTCGACGAATTCGAAGGCCGCTTCGATCATCCCGATGATCCGGCCCATTCCGGCGACGTGAAGTACCACATGGGCTTCTCTGCTGACGTCAAGACGCCGAAGGGTGGCGTGCACGTGGCGCTGGCGTTCAACCCGTCGCATCTGGAAATCGTCAACCCGGTGGTCTGCGGCTCGGTGCATGCGCGCCAGACGCGACGCCGCGACACCTTGCACACGCAGTCGATGGCCGTGCTGATCCATGGCGATGCTGCGTTCGCCGGTCAGGGCGTGAACATGGAACTGCTGAACATGTCGCAGGCCCGTGGCTTCAAGATCGGTGGCAGCCTGCACATCGTGGTCAACAACCAGGTCGGCTTCACCACCTCCAATCCGCAGGACGCGCGCTCCACCATGTACTGCACCGACCTGGCCAAGATGGTCAACGCGCCGGTGCTGCACGTGAATGGCGATGATCCTGAAGCGGTGATTCTGGCCACTCATATCGCCTACGATTTCCGCAAGCAGTTCCGCCGCGACGTGGTGATCGACCTGGTCTGCTACCGCCGCCACGGACACAACGAAGCGGATGAACCGGCAGCTACCCAGCCGGTGATGTACCAGATCATCCGCAAGCGCCCGACCACGCGTGACCTGTACCAGCAGCAATTGGTCAAACAGGGCGTGCTGGCCGAAGGCGAGGCGCAGAAACAGTTCGAGGCCTATCGCGCACGACTGGAAGCCGGTGCGCCGATGACCGATCTGGACCCCTCGCCCATGCGCGACAGCCACGTCGACTGGGCGAAGTTTCTTGGCGGCAAGCTGTCGATGCCGACCGACACCACCGTTCCGCCGAAGAAACTGCAGGAACTGGCCAACAAGATCCTCACGTTGCCAGCCGATCTCACGCTGCAGGCGCGCGTGGCGAAAATATACGACGACCGCCGCAAGATGGCCGCTGGCGAGCAACCGGCTGACTGGGGCTTCGCCGAAAACCTGGCATACGCCACCCTGATCGACGCCGGCCACGACATGCGGCTGGTCGGCCAGGATTCCGGCCGCGGCACGTTCTTCCATCGTCATGCCGTGCTGCATGACCAGAAGGACGGTCACACCTACATGCCGCTGGCCACGCTGCGGGCCGGCGCCGATGTGGAAGTGATCGATTCACTGCTAAGCGAAGAAGCGGTGATGGCGTTCGAATATGGCCACTCCACCACCGATCCGGACACGCTCAATATCTGGGAAGGCCAGTTCGGCGACTTCGCCAACGGCGCCCAAGTGGTGATCGACCAGTTCATCAGCTCCGGCGAAGCGAAGTGGAACCGCCTGTGCGGCCTGGCACTGTTCCTGCCGCACGGTTACGAAGGCCAGGGCCCGGAACACTCTTCCGCGCGTCTGGAACGCTTCCTGCAACTGTGCGCGTTCGACAACATGCAGGTCTGCGTGCCGACCACGCCGGCGCAGGACTTCCACATGATTCGCCGGCAGATGCTGCGTCCGGTACGCAAACCGCTGATCGTGATGACGCCGAAATCGCTGCTGCGTCACAAGCTGGCTGTCTCGACACTGGACGAACTGGCCAACGGCAGCTTCCAGCTGGTGATCGGCGAGCACCGCAAGCTGGCGGCGAAGAAGGTCAAGCGCGTGGTGCTGTGCTCGGGCAAGGTCTATTACGACTTGCTGGAGCAGGCCGAGAAAAGCGAATTGAACGACGTGGCGATCGTACGCGTCGAGCAGCTGTATCCGTTCCCGCGCAGCGAAGTCATGGCCGAACTGGACAAGTATGCTTCCGCCAAGGAAGTGATCTGGTGCCAGGAAGAACCGATGAACCAGGGCGCCTGGTTCCAGATTCGCCACCACCTGCAGGCCTGCACGGGCAGCAAGCGCAGTCTCTCGTATGCGGGACGCGCACGCTCGCCGGCACCGGCCGCAGGCCATCACAATACCCATGTTGCCGAACAGTCCGCACTTGTCGAACAGGCGCTCGTTACGCCGGTTGGCACCGACCACTCTGCAGAATAA
- a CDS encoding GNAT family N-acetyltransferase produces the protein MKLQDFHIEVADWSNPDQRSALLDLRETVFIHEQGVPEQRERDGLDGECWHVLARDEQGRPIGCGRLTPAHKIGRMAVLKDWRGRGVGAAVLRELIARARSQGWPEVALDAQVSAMGFYEQAGFVAYGEEFEDAGLQHRGMRMALPRVDDEPTPPLRDIGMLAAATRSETAAARLQLLVDTRHQLNIYLPLLGNDAYASTDELAELRRIAISGRGAQIRIILHDPAAALRNDHRLIALAQRLPSAFQIRTPVEEADLAYISAYLLNDAGGYLFLPEADRAQGRAARCDRANQVPLQQHFDEVWDRAERASELQSLNI, from the coding sequence ATGAAGCTGCAGGATTTCCATATCGAGGTCGCTGACTGGTCAAACCCTGATCAGCGCAGCGCCTTGCTCGACCTGCGCGAAACCGTGTTCATCCACGAACAGGGCGTACCCGAACAGCGCGAGCGTGACGGGCTCGATGGGGAGTGCTGGCACGTGCTGGCGCGCGACGAACAAGGCCGGCCGATCGGATGCGGGCGGCTCACGCCGGCGCACAAGATCGGTCGCATGGCGGTACTGAAGGACTGGCGTGGGCGCGGCGTGGGTGCAGCTGTGCTGCGCGAACTGATCGCGCGAGCGCGCAGCCAGGGCTGGCCGGAAGTGGCACTGGATGCCCAGGTCAGCGCAATGGGCTTCTACGAGCAAGCCGGCTTTGTCGCCTACGGCGAAGAATTCGAGGACGCCGGACTGCAGCATCGCGGCATGCGCATGGCGTTGCCCCGCGTGGACGACGAGCCCACACCGCCGCTGCGTGACATCGGCATGCTCGCGGCCGCCACTCGCAGCGAGACGGCGGCCGCGCGCCTGCAATTGCTGGTCGACACCCGCCATCAGTTGAACATCTACCTGCCGCTGCTGGGCAATGATGCCTATGCCAGCACGGACGAGCTGGCCGAACTGCGGCGTATCGCGATTTCCGGTCGCGGCGCGCAGATCCGCATCATCCTGCACGACCCAGCCGCCGCTCTGCGCAACGACCACCGCCTGATCGCGCTCGCCCAACGCCTGCCCAGTGCCTTCCAGATTCGCACACCGGTCGAGGAAGCTGACCTCGCCTATATCTCGGCCTACTTGCTCAACGATGCCGGTGGTTACCTGTTTCTGCCCGAAGCCGATCGCGCCCAGGGCCGCGCTGCCCGTTGCGACAGAGCCAATCAAGTTCCGCTGCAACAGCATTTCGACGAAGTCTGGGATCGCGCCGAGCGAGCCAGCGAGCTGCAGTCGCTGAATATCTAA
- a CDS encoding cupin domain-containing protein, translating to MTKPTVFPIEVRGSAKQPLGMSPARFLRDYWQKRPLLIRQAFPNFQPPLQPDDLAGLACEPAALARLIMHDEKHDRWQVNSGPLSEADFAKTPESNWTLLVQDVDKWDADVAGLLEHFTFLPSWRMDDVMVSYAEPGGGVGAHIDQYDVFLIQGLGQRHWAISDDPIAPKAFRPGIELKQLAQFEPTHEWLLDAGDILYLPPGVPHDGVAFGGPCMTFSVGMRAPSQAEMTGDLADYIAEQLPDELRYADPDLKPAKVTGEIDRAVLERLKNALPFAAALRDDLLHDWFGRFITRYRNAQIPAALAKPLDLAALRKQLDEGAQLLRHPWSRLAWHQHKSACTLYVSGGAYQATSAMAQALCEQRSFTPAKKINANERNLLLALVNDGHLIVRKPRKRR from the coding sequence ATGACCAAGCCCACTGTTTTCCCGATCGAAGTCCGCGGCTCTGCCAAGCAACCATTGGGCATGTCGCCCGCCCGCTTCCTGCGCGACTACTGGCAGAAGCGTCCGCTGCTGATTCGTCAGGCGTTCCCGAACTTCCAGCCGCCGCTGCAGCCGGACGATCTGGCCGGCCTGGCCTGCGAACCCGCCGCTTTGGCGCGACTGATCATGCACGACGAAAAACATGACCGCTGGCAGGTCAATTCCGGCCCGTTGAGCGAAGCGGACTTCGCCAAGACACCCGAAAGCAACTGGACCCTGCTGGTGCAGGACGTCGACAAGTGGGATGCCGATGTGGCGGGCCTGCTGGAACACTTCACCTTCCTGCCGAGCTGGCGGATGGACGATGTGATGGTTTCCTACGCTGAACCGGGCGGTGGCGTCGGCGCGCATATCGATCAGTACGACGTGTTCCTGATCCAGGGGCTGGGTCAGCGACACTGGGCGATCAGCGATGACCCGATCGCGCCCAAGGCGTTCCGTCCCGGCATCGAACTGAAGCAACTGGCGCAGTTCGAGCCCACCCACGAATGGCTGCTCGACGCCGGTGACATCCTCTATCTGCCACCGGGCGTGCCGCACGATGGCGTTGCCTTCGGCGGCCCGTGCATGACGTTCTCCGTCGGCATGCGTGCACCGTCGCAAGCCGAAATGACTGGCGATCTGGCCGACTACATCGCCGAGCAGCTTCCCGACGAGCTACGTTACGCCGATCCGGACCTGAAGCCGGCCAAGGTCACCGGCGAAATCGATCGCGCCGTGCTGGAGCGCCTGAAGAACGCCTTGCCGTTTGCCGCCGCCCTGCGCGACGACCTGCTGCACGACTGGTTCGGCCGTTTCATCACCCGCTACCGCAATGCACAGATCCCGGCCGCATTGGCCAAACCGCTGGACCTCGCCGCCCTGCGCAAGCAGCTCGATGAGGGCGCGCAGTTGCTGCGTCACCCGTGGTCGCGACTGGCCTGGCATCAGCACAAGTCCGCCTGCACGCTGTACGTCAGCGGTGGTGCCTACCAGGCTACGTCGGCAATGGCCCAGGCACTGTGCGAACAGCGCAGCTTCACGCCCGCCAAAAAGATCAACGCCAACGAGCGCAACCTGCTGCTGGCGCTGGTCAACGATGGCCATCTGATTGTCCGGAAACCGCGCAAGCGCCGCTGA
- a CDS encoding sulfite exporter TauE/SafE family protein encodes MLPVTEFLTFAAVGALAQLIDGALGMAYGITASSMLLALGLPPLLASAHVHYAETFTCGASGLSHLAAGNVRRRLFWALAIPGVIGAVLGVLVLSYIPATWMRLALVPYLLGVGVCLLLRGRRRTGQHDDHVPSAARPLGLLAGFADAVAGGGWSAITVTTLMARGATPRLVIGTVHLAKCVVSAAASIGFLLNVGASHGAAVLGLIAGGVVAAPFGALLTRLLPPRAATLLAATTVLGLGLHGVAQALR; translated from the coding sequence ATGCTGCCAGTCACCGAGTTCCTCACCTTTGCCGCTGTTGGCGCGCTGGCGCAGCTGATCGACGGCGCACTGGGCATGGCGTACGGCATTACCGCGAGCAGCATGTTGCTGGCGTTGGGCCTGCCACCCTTGCTGGCCAGCGCCCACGTGCACTATGCGGAGACGTTTACTTGTGGCGCCTCCGGGCTGAGTCACCTGGCCGCCGGCAATGTGCGGCGGCGGCTGTTCTGGGCGCTCGCCATACCCGGCGTGATCGGTGCAGTACTGGGTGTACTCGTACTCAGTTACATTCCCGCGACATGGATGCGGCTGGCCCTGGTGCCGTATCTGCTTGGCGTGGGCGTGTGCCTGCTGCTGCGCGGCAGGCGGCGAACCGGTCAACACGATGATCATGTTCCGTCGGCGGCACGGCCACTGGGCCTGCTTGCCGGCTTTGCCGATGCGGTCGCCGGCGGCGGCTGGAGCGCCATCACGGTAACCACCCTGATGGCGCGTGGTGCCACGCCGCGGCTGGTAATTGGCACCGTGCATCTGGCCAAGTGCGTGGTCAGCGCCGCCGCCAGCATTGGCTTCCTGCTGAACGTCGGTGCCAGCCACGGTGCTGCCGTACTCGGCTTGATTGCCGGTGGTGTCGTCGCCGCCCCGTTCGGCGCCTTGCTGACACGGCTGCTGCCACCGCGCGCAGCCACCCTGCTGGCCGCCACGACGGTACTGGGACTAGGACTGCATGGCGTGGCGCAGGCACTGCGTTGA
- a CDS encoding assimilatory sulfite reductase (NADPH) flavoprotein subunit, producing MVLLAQGLAGLSAAQLYWVAAWSAAQAEQVQRGGTVAALAPAVQVGERLTIVFGSQTGNARRIATALASRSEALGLPMRLLRADAYPQRELAQERHLLVVVSTQGDGEPPDDTRGLFEFITGKRAPKLPALRFAVLGLGDSSYPQFCTVGRQLDERLAELGASRLHPFGEADLEFELIAEPWSEQVVERARDLLKPVATPARVTPLHVVPPASAYSREQPFSATVLANQRIVSRDSARDIRHLELSLEGSGLHYQPGDALGVWPRNPSALVEQWLDVLQLDGAQEVVLKNRSQSLRQWLERDREITRLHRGFIAALATIGGHAELAELLQLERAAPLTRMLADDQPIDLLQRYPATWQAETLLDALRPLTPRLYSIASSSAAVGDEVHLTVAVVDYQVDGQPRWGAATSLLAASDEDAQLEIFIEPNERFRLPADDSRDVIMIGPGTGVAPFRAFVQERRERAGSGRNWLFFGNRHFASDFLYQVEWQQALQDGALHRLDLAFSRDADLPERPHKDLRDVARDSHKTYVQDRLRERGGELYTWLEGGAHLYVCGDAKQMARDVHAALIDVVVTHGGQSAEAAEAWLGDLLQQGRYARDVY from the coding sequence ATGGTCTTGCTGGCCCAGGGTCTGGCCGGATTGAGTGCGGCCCAGCTGTACTGGGTGGCCGCCTGGAGCGCCGCGCAGGCCGAGCAGGTCCAGCGTGGCGGCACGGTGGCAGCTTTGGCTCCGGCGGTGCAGGTGGGTGAACGACTCACCATCGTCTTCGGCAGCCAGACTGGCAATGCGCGGCGCATTGCCACGGCGCTGGCCAGCCGCAGCGAGGCGCTCGGCCTGCCCATGCGACTGCTGCGCGCCGATGCCTACCCGCAACGCGAGTTGGCGCAGGAGCGCCATTTGCTGGTGGTGGTCAGCACCCAGGGCGACGGCGAGCCGCCGGATGATACGCGTGGTCTGTTCGAGTTCATCACCGGCAAACGGGCGCCGAAATTGCCGGCATTGCGGTTTGCGGTGCTCGGCTTGGGCGACTCCAGCTATCCGCAGTTCTGCACCGTCGGGCGCCAGCTGGATGAGCGGTTGGCGGAACTGGGTGCGAGCCGCCTGCATCCTTTCGGCGAGGCCGATCTGGAATTCGAACTGATCGCCGAACCCTGGTCGGAGCAGGTGGTGGAACGCGCGCGTGATCTGCTGAAGCCGGTCGCTACCCCTGCACGAGTGACTCCGCTGCACGTGGTTCCGCCGGCCAGTGCGTATTCCCGCGAGCAGCCGTTCAGTGCCACCGTGCTGGCCAACCAGCGCATCGTCAGCCGGGATAGTGCGCGTGACATCCGTCACCTGGAGTTGTCGCTGGAAGGTTCTGGCCTGCACTACCAGCCCGGCGATGCGCTGGGTGTGTGGCCGCGCAATCCATCGGCGTTGGTCGAGCAATGGCTGGATGTCCTGCAGTTGGATGGCGCGCAGGAAGTTGTCTTGAAGAATCGTAGTCAGTCGCTGCGGCAATGGCTGGAACGTGATCGGGAAATCACCCGGCTGCATCGCGGTTTCATCGCCGCGTTGGCAACGATCGGTGGGCACGCCGAGCTGGCCGAGTTGCTGCAGCTGGAACGGGCGGCGCCACTGACACGGATGCTGGCCGACGACCAGCCGATTGATTTGCTGCAGCGCTATCCCGCGACGTGGCAAGCCGAGACCTTGTTGGATGCCTTGCGTCCATTGACGCCACGGTTGTATTCGATCGCTTCCAGTTCGGCTGCGGTGGGCGACGAGGTGCACCTGACCGTGGCGGTGGTGGATTACCAGGTCGATGGTCAGCCCCGCTGGGGTGCAGCCACAAGCTTGCTGGCTGCCAGTGACGAAGACGCGCAACTGGAAATCTTCATCGAACCGAACGAGCGCTTCCGCTTGCCGGCCGATGACTCACGTGACGTAATCATGATTGGCCCGGGTACCGGCGTGGCGCCGTTTCGTGCCTTCGTGCAGGAACGTCGTGAGCGTGCCGGCAGCGGGCGCAACTGGTTGTTCTTCGGTAATCGCCATTTCGCCAGCGACTTTCTGTATCAGGTCGAATGGCAGCAGGCGCTGCAGGACGGCGCGCTGCACCGCCTGGACCTGGCGTTCTCGCGGGATGCTGATCTTCCCGAACGTCCGCACAAGGATCTCCGTGATGTTGCGAGGGACTCGCACAAGACCTACGTGCAGGATCGTTTGCGCGAGCGCGGCGGCGAGCTCTACACCTGGCTCGAGGGCGGTGCGCATCTTTACGTTTGCGGTGATGCAAAGCAGATGGCGCGAGATGTCCACGCCGCGTTGATCGACGTGGTCGTTACCCACGGCGGCCAATCCGCCGAGGCCGCCGAAGCGTGGCTGGGTGACTTGCTGCAGCAAGGGCGTTATGCCCGTGACGTTTATTAA
- a CDS encoding phosphoadenylyl-sulfate reductase, translating to MSAALATSASHEPRALLELNARLARLSATQRVAWALEHVSGELVLSSSFGAQAAVSLHLLTRQRAELPVVLIDTGYLFPETYRFVDELTERLALNLKVYRAPLSPAWMEARHGRLWEQGIDGLDHYNRLRKVEPMQRALTELKAVGWFAGLRRGQSRSRHAIEFAEHRDGRWKFHPLADWSDRDIGHYLTRHQLPYHPLWQHGYVSIGDTHTTQRWEPGMDAEETRFFGLKRECGLHGIA from the coding sequence GTGAGCGCCGCGCTGGCGACATCGGCGTCCCATGAGCCGCGCGCACTGCTTGAGCTGAATGCGCGGCTGGCCCGACTCAGCGCCACGCAGCGGGTGGCATGGGCACTCGAACATGTTTCCGGTGAGCTCGTACTGTCATCCAGCTTCGGTGCTCAGGCGGCGGTTTCACTGCATCTGCTGACACGGCAGCGTGCGGAATTGCCGGTGGTGTTGATCGACACCGGCTACCTGTTTCCCGAAACTTATCGCTTTGTCGACGAGTTGACCGAGCGGCTCGCGTTGAACCTCAAGGTATATCGCGCGCCGCTCAGCCCGGCCTGGATGGAAGCGCGCCATGGACGGCTATGGGAGCAGGGCATCGACGGGCTCGATCACTACAACCGGCTGCGCAAGGTCGAGCCGATGCAGCGTGCGCTGACCGAGCTGAAGGCCGTGGGCTGGTTCGCCGGCCTGCGTCGGGGGCAATCGCGCAGTCGCCATGCGATTGAGTTTGCAGAGCATCGCGATGGCCGCTGGAAATTTCATCCGCTGGCTGATTGGAGCGACCGCGACATCGGCCACTACCTGACACGTCACCAGTTGCCGTACCACCCGTTGTGGCAGCACGGTTACGTCTCGATCGGCGATACCCATACCACTCAGCGCTGGGAGCCGGGCATGGACGCCGAGGAAACCCGCTTTTTCGGCCTGAAGCGCGAATGTGGATTGCACGGCATCGCGTGA
- a CDS encoding LysR substrate-binding domain-containing protein — protein MTLTQLRYLIAIADSGLNITLAAERVHATQPGLSKQLRQLEDELGFQLFVRKGKSLDTVTHAGQQVLERARIILAEAANIRSIAANLRNEAHGELRIATTHTQARFALPAAISALNQSYPQVSVHLQPGRDSEVLAQLEAGRVDLAVISTAGAPPDVGIALPAYHWHRAILAPRGHPLVARGQGRTLDALAKLPLVSYESSLKADSSLRRAFEARNLKPQIAMTAGDADLIKTYVRAGLGIGVLAEMAILPGDTDLATLPADHLFPQCTTWIVLRRESVLREYMLEFITQFAPHLDRRDVVRTLAGDAAAGKWTGVPHWRESPFAALSDAA, from the coding sequence ATGACCTTGACGCAACTTCGCTACCTGATCGCCATCGCCGACTCCGGCCTGAACATCACGCTGGCTGCCGAGCGCGTGCACGCCACCCAACCGGGCCTGAGCAAGCAGCTCCGGCAGCTTGAGGACGAACTGGGTTTCCAGCTGTTCGTGCGCAAGGGCAAGAGCCTGGATACGGTGACCCATGCCGGCCAACAGGTGCTGGAGCGTGCGCGCATCATCCTCGCCGAAGCGGCCAACATTCGTTCGATCGCCGCCAATCTGCGCAACGAAGCGCACGGCGAACTGCGCATTGCCACCACCCACACCCAAGCCCGCTTCGCCCTGCCTGCCGCGATCAGCGCGCTCAACCAGAGCTACCCCCAAGTCAGCGTGCACCTGCAACCGGGTCGTGACAGCGAAGTGCTGGCGCAACTGGAAGCTGGCCGGGTCGACCTGGCCGTGATCAGCACGGCTGGTGCACCACCCGACGTCGGCATCGCCTTGCCGGCTTACCACTGGCATCGAGCCATCCTCGCGCCACGGGGTCACCCGCTGGTCGCGCGTGGCCAGGGCCGTACCCTGGACGCGTTGGCGAAGCTGCCGCTGGTGAGCTACGAGTCGTCGCTTAAAGCAGACTCCTCGCTGCGCCGGGCGTTCGAGGCACGCAACCTGAAACCGCAAATCGCGATGACCGCAGGCGATGCTGATCTGATCAAAACCTACGTGCGCGCCGGCCTGGGTATCGGCGTGCTGGCCGAAATGGCGATCCTGCCCGGCGACACCGACCTGGCCACGCTACCGGCGGATCACCTGTTCCCGCAATGCACGACGTGGATCGTTTTGCGGCGGGAAAGCGTACTGCGCGAATACATGCTGGAATTCATCACGCAATTTGCGCCGCACCTTGATCGTCGGGACGTGGTGCGCACGCTGGCGGGTGATGCCGCAGCCGGCAAATGGACGGGCGTGCCGCACTGGCGCGAGAGTCCGTTCGCCGCACTGTCGGACGCTGCCTGA
- the cysG gene encoding siroheme synthase CysG, producing MKLYPLFADLSRRAVLVVGGGAVAERKVAALLGAGAQVTVNAPLLTPALQQWVADGRVAYRSESFREGWLDRVWLVVAATSDVELNRLIATFAELRRIFVNVVDDAALSSFHVPAVIDRSPLVIAISSGGEAPMLARLLRERLETLLDHSLGGLATLAARLRTRIRARCPDMATRRRFYERLFAGRVATLLRQGQPDAAWQEAESALLASPEVMAGSVVLVGAGPGDPGLLTLRALRALNEADVILHDRLVSAEVLELARRDAERIEVGKQAGHHHATQDGIHALLLQHARAGRRVVRLKGGDPFVFGRGGEELEFLRDHGIPYEVVPGITAALACAAYAGVPLTHRDYAQSVRLITGHCQSSHDRPDWAALARERQTLAVYMGVAELGALQAGLIAHGRASSTPFALIENGSRAEQRVITGMLSNLVERATFHGVHSPALLILGEVAALAPSLAWFGQPPLGATVHPIHAPERCEPAAVDVLAAVHRA from the coding sequence ATGAAGTTGTATCCATTGTTCGCTGATCTGTCCCGCCGCGCCGTGTTGGTGGTAGGTGGTGGCGCGGTCGCCGAGCGCAAGGTGGCGGCCTTGCTGGGTGCTGGCGCACAGGTCACGGTGAATGCGCCGCTGCTCACGCCGGCGCTGCAACAGTGGGTGGCGGATGGTCGTGTTGCGTATCGAAGTGAATCGTTTCGCGAAGGCTGGCTGGATCGGGTCTGGCTGGTGGTGGCAGCGACTTCGGATGTCGAACTGAACCGGCTGATTGCGACGTTTGCCGAGCTGCGGCGGATCTTCGTCAACGTGGTGGATGATGCGGCGTTGTCCAGCTTCCATGTTCCCGCGGTGATTGATCGTTCGCCGCTGGTCATCGCGATTTCCAGCGGTGGCGAGGCGCCGATGCTGGCGCGACTGCTGCGCGAGCGTCTGGAGACCTTGCTGGATCATTCGCTGGGTGGGCTGGCGACGTTGGCGGCACGATTGCGCACGCGCATTCGCGCCAGATGTCCAGACATGGCCACGCGTCGTCGCTTCTACGAGCGACTGTTCGCCGGGCGTGTCGCGACCTTGCTGCGGCAGGGGCAGCCTGATGCGGCCTGGCAGGAAGCAGAGTCGGCCTTGCTTGCCTCACCGGAGGTGATGGCGGGTTCGGTCGTGCTGGTCGGCGCCGGGCCTGGCGATCCCGGTCTGCTGACCTTGCGTGCGCTGCGCGCGCTGAACGAAGCCGACGTGATCCTGCACGATCGACTAGTCAGTGCCGAGGTACTGGAACTGGCGCGGCGTGACGCGGAGCGTATTGAAGTTGGCAAACAGGCGGGTCATCACCACGCGACCCAGGACGGTATCCACGCCTTGTTGCTGCAGCACGCGCGTGCCGGGCGACGGGTGGTGCGGCTGAAGGGCGGTGATCCGTTCGTGTTCGGCCGTGGCGGCGAGGAGCTGGAATTCCTGCGCGATCACGGCATTCCTTATGAGGTGGTGCCGGGCATCACCGCGGCGCTGGCTTGTGCCGCTTACGCGGGAGTGCCATTGACCCACCGCGATTACGCGCAGTCGGTTCGCCTGATTACCGGGCATTGTCAGTCGTCACATGATCGACCGGATTGGGCGGCGCTCGCGCGGGAACGGCAAACTCTGGCGGTTTACATGGGGGTAGCCGAACTCGGTGCGCTGCAGGCAGGCCTGATCGCACACGGTCGTGCGTCTTCGACACCGTTTGCCTTGATCGAGAACGGCTCGCGTGCCGAGCAGCGCGTGATTACCGGCATGCTGTCCAACCTGGTCGAGCGCGCCACTTTTCACGGCGTGCATTCGCCAGCGCTATTGATTCTCGGTGAAGTGGCCGCGCTTGCGCCTTCGTTGGCGTGGTTCGGACAGCCGCCATTGGGTGCCACCGTTCATCCCATTCATGCGCCGGAGCGATGTGAGCCGGCGGCCGTGGACGTGCTCGCGGCCGTGCATCGCGCCTGA